The nucleotide sequence GATTCGTGCTGTGCATAATGGAGAAAATGCAATCGATCCTCAAGCTGCTAAAGAATTGATTCGACATGTTAGCACGGGAAATGCTTCTGAGGAACAGCATCGTTTGCAAGAACTAACAAATCGGGAGTTAGATGTTCTAAAAGAGATTATGAAAGGCAAGAGTAACAAAGAAATTGCATCTTCTTTATTTATTACCGAAAAAACAGTCAAAACGCATGTGTCCAATGTGTTAGCGAAACTAGAGGTGCATGACCGAACACAAGCTGCACTTTTTGGAATTAAATATGTAAGCAATAAATAGAGCGTGACGCATCACGCTCTATTTTTCATTTCATAAACCAGGTGAATGCCGAAGTCACGACTCACCATGGTCTCTCTATACCTCCATAATGGCAGCAGGCGTTATATTGGCCATGGCATGATCGATGTAATGAAGTAGATCTTCATGTGCCCCCATAATTTCCTGCTCTCTCGTTCCATAATGAAAGGCGTGTAAGAAAATTTCTATTTTCTTGGATAGCATGTCATCCTGTGTACGAACCATAAGGACTAACAAATCATCCCATTGGCCCCACAGTGTAAAATATAACGCTTTGTCGTAATCTGCTATATACAACGTAATCGCCCCTTTCCTAAAGGGTTATTTATAGTATTTCCGACTAAGGCATTGTCATGATAGAAGTTTATAACAATACTTCCACTTCCCTTTATCTTATGTTTGTATGGGAAGTTGGTTCCTTCGCTAGTGTTTTCGAAAAAACGATCATTTCATTCGGAATTTTAGCTGTTTTTTCTTTCCAAGAAGGTGCATAAATAAAGGAACTTGCAGCAAACTAAAAGTACTAAAGGAGGGATTTTCATGGGATTTAAAGCATGGACAGTAGCGGTTATTTCCGCCTTGGCTTTAGTTGGTTGTCAAAATAATACAGATCAAGATTTTGGGCAAAATGATAACATTGGTGTCGAGCAAACCAGGTTTGGTTCCTACACGGATTATCCTACATCTGAAGGGGACAATGATGTTTTACGACATGATAATGGTTTAGA is from Radiobacillus kanasensis and encodes:
- a CDS encoding YhdB family protein, coding for MYIADYDKALYFTLWGQWDDLLVLMVRTQDDMLSKKIEIFLHAFHYGTREQEIMGAHEDLLHYIDHAMANITPAAIMEV